In the Desulfuromonas sp. DDH964 genome, GGTACATCACCTCGTTGGGCATGGCGCCGGTCAGTTTGACCGAGACCTGGGAGGCGAGGGAACCTGAAATCTGGTGTCCCCAGTAGGCGAGACCGATGCCGATCACCAGCAGGGCGAGGCCGAGCGCTTTGGAAACCGTTCCCGAACTTGCAGCCATGGCAGAAAATCCTTTCTGAAACGCCCGCCCCTGTATGAGACGCCGGCGACCCGTAGACTAGTGTCCATCCGGAACCTCCAGATGGGCACGGCGTGGTTTCCGAGTCGGAAACGAGGAATTTTTCGTTGTGGCAAG is a window encoding:
- a CDS encoding DUF3185 family protein — protein: MAASSGTVSKALGLALLVIGIGLAYWGHQISGSLASQVSVKLTGAMPNEVMYRYIGGAVSAAVGLFLLVKR